One Miscanthus floridulus cultivar M001 chromosome 11, ASM1932011v1, whole genome shotgun sequence DNA window includes the following coding sequences:
- the LOC136493131 gene encoding FT-interacting protein 1-like — protein sequence MPSLAGDGEADRLTNRRARSSATGATILPAPPVMAYAYPYVFRAQAPPARVEDHKAKDAAPTPQVKEQWPAGSGSRSAGAGWLDGLGSGESQRLASAYDLVETMHYLYVRVVKARGLPASAVTGGCSPYVEVRVGNYRAATRHCEGKASPEWNLVFAFSRDRVQATVLEVFVRDRDALGRDDCVGRVAFDIAEAHVRVPPDSPLAPQWYHLESTAGGGKMVANGEVMLAVWVGTQADEAFSDAWHADAASVRGGDGAAAVHNTRSKVYVTPKLWYFRVSVLEAQDVVPPGAGAGATADKGRHAEVFAKVQVGGMVLRTRPCTTRGPANLAWNEELVFAVAEPFDDPAVLIIEARVHPGKDEIIGRALLPLTLFEKRLDRRPVQSQWFSLEPFGRPVRPPEAVFACRVHLRACLEGAYHVMEEPIMYASDTRPTARQLWRPPIGVLEVGVLGAQGLTPMKTVDGRGMTDAYCVAKYGQKWVRTRTVVDSCSPRWNEQYTWEVYDPCTVLTLAVFDNCHLGNAAAGNGAVIRDQRIGKVRIRLSTLEMDKARTSAHQLVVLHPSGLRKNGELCLAVRLTCLSLGSVVRLYGQPLLPKVHYIQPLTVVQLDSLRRQAMSIVAARLSRAEPPLRREVVEYMLDADSHVWSIRRSKANFFRVTALLSGAASTARWLADVCRWKNPATTVLVHVLFVTLMCFPELILPTMFLYMSTAGLLNYRRRPRRPPHMDARISCAEAIHPDELDEELDTFPTSRPNAVVRLRYDRLRSVAGRIQTVVGDVATQGERIRSLLAWRDPRATALFTAFCLVAAAVLYVTPIRVVSLVVGLYVLRHPRFRGRMPSAASNFFKRLPSRADTML from the coding sequence ATGCCTTCCCTTGCCGGCGACGGGGAAGCCGACCGGTTAACCAACAGGCGGGCACGTTCATCGGCGACCGGCGCCACCATCTTGCCAGCCCCGCCGGTCATGGCGTACGCGTACCCGTACGTCTTCCGTGCTCAGGCTCCACCAGCGAGAGTGGAGGATCACAAGGCCAAGGACGCCGCGCCTACTCCACAGGTCAAGGAGCAGTGGCCGGCCGGCAGTGGCAGCAGAAGCGCAGGAGCCGGGTGGCTGGACGGCCTCGGCTCAGGGGAGAGCCAGAGGCTGGCGAGCGCCTACGACCTCGTGGAGACGATGCATTACCTGTACGTGCGCGTCGTCAAGGCGCGCGGGCTCCCGGCGAGCGCCGTCACCGGCGGGTGCAGCCCCTAcgtcgaggtccgcgtcggcaaCTACCGCGCCGCCACGCGTCATTGCGAGGGGAAGGCCAGCCCCGAGTGGAACCTGGTGTTCGCCTTCTCCAGGGACCGCGTGCAGGCCACGGTGCTGGAGGTGTTCGTCAGGGACAGGGACGCCCTGGGGCGCGACGACTGCGTCGGCAGAGTCGCGTTCGACATTGCCGAGGCGCACGTGCGCGTGCCGCCGGACAGCCCGCTCGCGCCGCAGTGGTACCACCTCGAGAGTACTGCTGGTGGTGGCAAGATGGTGGCGAACGGCGAGGTCATGCTCGCCGTCTGGGTCGGCACGCAGGCGGACGAGGCGTTCTCGGACGCGTGGCACGCCGACGCCGCCTCGGTCCGCGGCGGTGACGGCGCGGCGGCCGTGCACAACACGCGGTCCAAGGTGTACGTTACGCCCAAGCTGTGGTACTTTCGTGTAAGCGTGCTCGAGGCTCAGGACGTCGTGCCgcccggtgccggtgccggcgccACCGCGGACAAAGGCCGGCACGCCGAGGTCTTCGCTAAGGTGCAGGTCGGCGGCATGGTGCTCAGGACTCGGCCCTGCACCACCAGGGGTCCGGCGAACCTTGCGTGGAACGAGGAGCTGGTGTTCGCCGTGGCTGAGCCGTTCGATGACCCGGCGGTTCTTATCATCGAGGCCCGCGTGCACCCCGGCAAGGACGAGATCATCGGGCGCGCCTTGCTGCCGCTCACGCTCTTTGAGAAGCGGCTAGACCGCCGCCCGGTCCAGTCGCAGTGGTTCAGCCTGGAGCCCTTCGGGCGTCCGGTGCGCCCGCCGGAGGCCGTCTTCGCCTGCCGCGTGCACCTCCGCGCGTGCCTCGAGGGCGCGTACCACGTCATGGAGGAGCCGATCATGTACGCCAGCGACACGCGCCCCACCGCGCGGCAGCTGTGGCGCCCGCCAATCGGCGTGCTGGAAGTCGGCGTCCTCGGCGCGCAGGGGCTCACACCGATGAAGACCGTCGACGGCCGGGGCATGACCGACGCGTACTGCGTCGCCAAGTACGGGCAGAAGTGGGTGCGCACGCGAACCGTGGTGGACTCCTGCAGCCCCCGGTGGAACGAGCAGTACACGTGGGAGGTGTACGACCCGTGCACGGTGCTCACGCTCGCCGTGTTCGACAACTGCCACCTCGGCAACGCCGCCGCAGGCAACGGCGCCGTCATCAGGGACCAGAGGATCGGCAAGGTCAGGATCCGCCTCTCGACGCTAGAGATGGACAAGGCGCGCACAAGCGCGCACCAGCTCGTCGTGCTGCACCCGTCCGGCCTGCGCAAGAACGGCGAGCTCTGCCTGGCCGTGCGCCTCACCTGCCTATCCCTCGGCAGCGTCGTGCGCCTCTACGGCCAGCCCCTCCTCCCCAAGGTGCACTACATCCAGCCGCTCACCGTCGTGCAGCTTGACAGCCTGCGGCGGCAGGCGATGAGCATCGTGGCGGCGAGGCTGAGCCGGGCCGAGCCGCCGCTGCGCCGTGAGGTCGTGGAGTACATGCTCGACGCGGACTCGCACGTCTGGAGCATCCGGCGGAGCAAGGCCAACTTCTTCCGCGTCACGGCGCTCCTCTCAGGTGCGGCCAGCACCGCGCGGTGGCTCGCCGACGTTTGCCGCTGGAAGAACCCGGCGACGACGGTCCTCGTGCACGTGCTCTTCGTCACCCTCATGTGCTTCCCGGAGCTCATCCTGCCGACCATGTTCCTGTACATGTCCACGGCTGGCCTCTTGAACTACCGTCGCCGCCCGCGACGGCCGCCGCACATGGACGCGAGGATCTCGTGCGCCGAGGCGATCCACCCCGACGAGCTCGACGAGGAGCTGGACACGTTCCCGACGTCGAGGCCCAACGCCGTGGTGCGGCTGCGGTACGACCGGCTGCGGAGCGTGGCCGGGCGGATCCAGACGGTGGTCGGAGACGTGGCGACGCAGGGAGAGCGGATCCGGTCCCTGCTCGCGTGGAGGGACCCGCGGGCCACGGCACTGTTCACGGCGTTCtgcctcgtcgccgccgccgtgctcTACGTCACACCGATCCGGGTCGTGTCGCTCGTCGTCGGCCTGTACGTGCTCCGCCACCCGAGGTTCCGGGGCCGAATGCCGTCGGCTGCCAGCAACTTTTTCAAGAGGCTGCCGTCCCGAGCTGACACTATGCTGTAG
- the LOC136493133 gene encoding large ribosomal subunit protein eL6-like has product MAPSSKLSQGIKKASRSHAYHRRGLWAIKAKHGGAFPKAEKPAAVAEPKYYPADDVKPRKASTRKPKPTKLRSSISPGTVLIVLAGRFMGKRVVFLKQLKSGLLLVTGPFKINGVPIRRVNQTYVIATSTKVDISGVNVEKFDDKYFAREKKKKATKTEGELFDTEKEATKDLPQFKKDDQKAVDAELIKAIEAVPDLKTYLGARFSLRDGDKPHEMVF; this is encoded by the exons ATGGCGCCGTCGTCTAAGCTGTCGCAGGGCATCAAGAAGGCCTCGCGGTCCCACGCGTACCACCGACGCGGTCTGTGGGCGATCAAGGCTAAGCACGGCGGCGCCTTCCCCAAGGCCGAGAAGCCCGCCGCGGTAGCCGAGCCCAAGTATTACCCCGCCGATGACGTGAAGCCGCGCAAGGCCAGCACCCGCAAGCCGAAGCCCACCAAGCTTAG GTCGTCAATCTCTCCGGGCACCGTGCTGATTGTGCTCGCCGGGAGGTTCATGGGGAAGAGAGTTGTTTTCCTCAAGCAGCTCAAATCTGGCCTGCTCCTTGTTACTG GACCTTTCAAGATCAATGGAGTCCCAATCCGCCGTGTGAATCAGACCTATGTCATTGCAACCTCCACGAAGGTTGATATCTCTGGTGTTAACGTAGAGAAGTTTGATGACAAGTACTTtgcaagggagaagaagaagaaggcaaccAAGACCGAGGGTGAACTTTTTGATACAGAGAAGGAG GCAACCAAGGACCTGCCGCAGTTCAAGAAGGATGATCAGAAGGCGGTGGACGCCGAGCTGATCAAAGCTATTGAGGCTGTGCCGGATCTGAAAACCTACCTCGGTGCGCGGTTCTCTCTCAGGGACGGCGACAAGCCCCACGAGATGGTTTTCTAG